AAGAATTTTGTACGGGCTTTGAATTTTGCTAATATGGTTTTACATAAATCACCCCAAAATATTGATGCAGAACTATTAAAAGCAAAGATTTTTCATGGTATTGAGAAAGAAAAAGATAAGCAAAATAAATATATCAATGTAAAATATATTGCAACAATAACCTCTTCTGATGTCCTTAGCGGCAATGTAATTAATGTCTTGAAACAGGCATTTGATAGAACTATGAGTTATGCTGGTTTCATCGAACCGATATATCATTATGATTCTATTTTAGTATCAACTGAAAAAATAATCAAACTTGACCCCACAAATATTGATGGGTATTTAATAAGAGCTGAGACTTCATCAAATCGTCGTAAGGACAGTGTCGCAGAGTATTGTTATGCAAAAGCTATTGAGTTAAGCAACGAACCGGAATGTTATTTTAAAAGAGGGTTATATTATTTAAAGAAAAAGGAATTTAATAAATCTCTTGATGATTTTATTAAAGCATACGAGCTTGGTTACCAAACGCTTGAAATTAAAATCATTAAAATCATTCTATATGAAATTACAGAGAGGGATGCATTCAGGTCTGCATATCTTAGCAGTGTATTCAAAGATGAGATATTAAATGCAAGTGCTAATTATTTTTATGGGTACTATCTGTTGGAATATCTTAATGATTCACGCACTGCAATTAAATATTTCGATAAGGCAATTGAGATAGACCCCTATTATTATGATGCATACATTTATAAGAACAAAGCGAAAAACAAGAAAGAAAGCGGGATACATATCAGGTAGATAGGAAGGAATAATTCGTAATACTTAATATTTCAAGTTTATCGGACTATAAATATTCAGAACAAATGAATAATTGTATAAATTCAATTATGGGAGACTTTCTGTCAACCAAATCTTATGGAGATTTTTACGTAATTCGTTTCTATCCTTACATCAAATTCGATTTTAAGGAATATAAAGAGAAGCGAAGGTTGGATAAGAAATGAGTATTTTGACAAATTATATTATTTCAGTAAGCCGCTCTCACATTGCTTGAGAGCGACTTACTTGTTCAAAATGATTTCTTCAAAATCCTAAATTACACCTTTGTTTCGCAGTTCATTTCTTTGAAATTCATCATAGCCCAAATCAGATAATATCTCATCAGTATGTTGAGACAGCACCGGTGGTGGCGTTTCTACAAGACCCGGGGTTTTGCTGAATTTCGCAGTAAGATTGAACAATTTAACATTTCCTATATTAGCTACATCAACTGTGTTAAAGGTATTTCGGTGCTCAATCTGCTCTTGGTTAAGAGCATCGCCCAGCTTCAGAATAGCACCTGATGGTATTCCATTTGCATTCAGAATACTGACCCAGTACTCTGTATTATTTGTTTTCAATTTTTCATTCAGGTACGGTGTAAGTTCAAAGCGATTATTCTTTCTGTCGTCACGAATTTTGAATCTTGCATCTTCTTTAAGCTCGGAAAGCCCTAAGATATCAGCCAAATTTTCCCACTGCTCCTGCTTATTTGCAGCAATATTGATATAACCGTCACTTGTTTCGAAAGTTCCGGAAGGAGCCGAACTGAAATTATCATTACCCAGAAGCTCAGGTTGCCTACCTCCTATCATAAGATTAGCAACAACCCATCCCATCGCAGGCATAATTGAATCAAGCAGAGCAATATCAATAAATTGCCCTTCTTCGGTTCTCTCTCTGTGAAATAGTGCTGCCATCACTGCAAAAGCAGCATTCAGACCGCCTACTGTATCGCAAATCGGGAAGCCTGCGCGCAGAGGATTTAGAGTTTCATCACCATTGACCGCCATCACGCCGCTCAGTCCTTGAATTATCTGGTCATAAGCAGGTTTGTTTGCATCGGGTCCGGTCTGCCCGAAGCCTGAGATTGCCATAAAGATGATTTTGGAATTTATTTTGCTCAAATCCTCATATCCAAGTCCCAATCTGTTCATGACACCCGGTCGGAAGTTCTCGACAACAACATCAGCATCTTTAGCAAGCTTCAAGAATATTTCCTTTGCTTCAGGCTCTTTTAGATTGAGAGTAAGTGATTTTTTATTTGCATTTTGGGCTGTAAAACTTGTGCCCATAAGTTTCTTATTGTATTCCGGTACGCAGCCGAGATTTCGTGCAAGGTCGCCCCCTTTAGGATTTTCAATTTTAATTACATCAGCACCAAGTAATGCCAAGTGAAGTGTTGCATAAGGACCACTGAGTACATTCGTCAAATCAAGGACTTTTATCCCTTCTAATATCTTTGTCATTTTAACCTTTTAAGATAAATTTTCAATTTAAATTATTTTTGAACTACAAAAGTAATCTTTATAATTCAAATAGTCAAATTTAAAGGTTAATTCATTTATTTTCATATTAGTAATCATTTGCGTATGGAAAGCTGCATATTGTTTGAAGTTTATCTATTGGCTTCTGTGAATTTCAAAGAACAAATTATTTATGGTAAAAATGGATATACAATTCATCTTCACTGATAAATCTTGATGCTTGATTGATAATAGCTTTTAAAGTGCCTTTATCTAACTCATTGTGATTTGGGATTGTTATAACTTGTTTACCAAAATTGGTTTTTCTTGATAATTTTAAATGGCTACCTTTTTGTGAAGCTATTTCAAAATCAAATAAAAAAAAGATTTTGATAACATCATTTCCAGATAATACTTTCAGCTTAGGCATAAACTAATTCGCCTAAATCAAAATTGACAGAAACAGCAGGATTGTTCATTATATGCAGAGTATTTAAATCTTCATCTTCTAAATGCAACGACAGCGCTTCTTTTATATTTGCCATAGTTTCATCAAGTGATAAACCTTGCGTAACAATTGGTAAATCAATACATTCGGCTACGTAATATTTTTCACCTTGATATATTTTGAAATTTATTATCTTTTTCATTTTAAATTTCTCGATATTGTGGTTTCAATTATTAAAATAAGACATTAAGTATCCTGAATTATTTTATTTCCAATTTTCTGATACGGCGACCACCCATAATATTTCTCAAATAGAGGGTCTATCGAATTAAACCGTCCTGTTATCGGGTCATACTTCCTAACTCCATGGTCTCCCAGATTATTCTCTACATCCTTCTCTTTACCGATATAGCCCTGCCTCGTAACTCCCAAAGTATCAAGAGTTTGCTCACCAAAAGCTGCATATTGTTTGAAGTTTTGTATAATTAATGTCATTAATTTGTCAGTAAGCGTAAACCAAGAAAATCTCTGAAAGGCAGAAAGTCTTTGTCGTCTTGAAGTAATGTCAGATTGTTTTCAATACAATAAGTTGCTATGAGACAATCATTTAGTTTACGTATTGTGATACCTCGCTTTCGTAAGAATCTAAAATTTTGAGCTGACTGGATTGCAGTTTCCATGTTCAAAATATTCAAACTTAACATATTTCTAAACAAAAATTCTATTTCATTGAATTCTTTGTCAGAACTTACTCCTTGAAGAACCTCTAAAACAATCAAGTCAGCAACACAGACTAATTCGCTTCTTAATAGATTGAATAATTTATCGGTTGTTTCATTGCTAACCCCTCTAAAAAAGTTTATCCACACAGACGAATCAACCATTATCATTGTTAGACCTAAGAGTTTCTAAATCTCCTTCCCAACTGATATTTCCCCTAAGTTTAGCTATTTTGTTTTGTGCTTGAAATGCTATGAATAATCGAATAGATTCATCTAATACTATTCTCTTATCTTCATATCCTGAAAGAAGCAACGCCTTTCTCATCAACTCATCTGTATATATTTCTGCTGTTTGCATTTTGCACCTATATTCATTTTAACCATTAATGACAATCTTTTTATCAATTTATTTTATTCATACAATACTGATATGGCGTCCACCCATAATACTTCTCCCATAGTGGGTCTGTCGCTAATTGACAATTTACAATTGATAATTGGCAATTACCGATAGTATAGTTCGCTATATTATCCTGCCTATTCATTGTCAATTATACATTATCAATTGTCAATTTTTGAATGCTCTGCCGTGTAACTCCCAAAGTATCGAGAGTAGTTTCACCAAAAGCCGCATATTGTTTGAAGTTCAAGAGTGTTCCACCTGTTTTCATTTTAGTGTCCTGCCCACATTTTATGCCTATCTACAACACTCCATCTTTTTTTAATCCTTTTTAACTTATATAAAACTCCAACTCCTCTTCCTTCAAATATATAAGCACAATAGATAAAGATTATGGATTCTTTCTTTGTATAAATAATTGGAGATAAGGATATAATATCATAACTGCGTGGATACTTTTCATAAAATATTTCCCAACCTTTATCTGCACTGGCATTAGTATCTAGGAAACAAGTGTCAATTTCTACTTGTGAAATCCTATATTTAATAATAGGGCTTTTCAAAATTGTACCAAAGTTTTCGATTTTATCAGACTCAGATAGAATTTTATTTCCTTTTTCAACAATCTTTTTGAACACATCAACTCGATAATCTTTGTGCTTTGATGGGAAATAATAACCTTGTTCATTCAAAATAAGAATACTATCAATTGAGTAAAATTTTACCAAATCATCTAAAACAAAATTATATATGGATATTTCTTTATCAATTGAATTAATTGACAGAAATGAAGACCAAAAGAAAAATATTAAACTTTTCATTTTTTATTTATTTAGAAATTAAAATTGCATTGATTATGATTTAAACACAGTCTGCTTTCTTTTCAGTATCAATTTGTCATTAGATATCTGATAATAATAAAAAGTACCAGAACCATGACCAAAATTCATAACGGAGACGAATATCGCTACTCTATTAGAATCGCTATTATAAAATGGTCTTGATATAGATACTAAATCTAAATCCTTGAATTTTTGCATCGCAATTTTGAGAGAGAGAAAAATATCATCTGATGTAATTCCTGAAAGAATTTCTTGTCTAATTGCACCAATAATTTCAACGGCACCGGTATCAATAAGCCGTCGAAGTTCCATTGACACAATTTGCTCAATTTCACTAAGTTTCTTTTTTCTAAAAACTAGTGACCAAACAGATGTATCAACTAAGACTTGCACTTCGATTCCTCATTGATTTATAATCGTAATCCTCAAAATATTCAATTTTTCCGAAAAAATCCTCAATCTTGTTATCTTTTTGGGCAACTTTTTCTTTCAGAATATTATTAATTACACTATTCAAATCATCAGTGTTATAAAAGTCTAAAAGCTGTTTAGCAAGTCCATCATTTAATGTTAGTTCAATTTGCATAATGTCCTCCAATCAAAAAAAATAATGACATTCTAAATTAAATCTTATTTTAAAACTTCATAAATCGAATTAAACGACCAGCACCCAAAGGGTTGTATTTTCTTACATAACCTGCACTGAGCGAAGTCGAAATGTGGTTACCCAAACCATTGTCAATTTTTCATTATCCATTGTCAATTTTTGAATGCCCTGCCTTGTAACTCCCAAAGTATCAAGAGTAGTCTCACCAAAAGCTGCATATTGTTTGAAGTGTAACACTTTATTTTCTTCTAAAATATAAATTAACTTTTATTAGCTCCTTATTCACTATGATTTAGTTCAATTATCTTACAATCTTTACTTCTAATTGACAGCATCGCTACACCTCCAAATGATAAAACATTAGGTTCGTTGCTAAAGTATGCTGTTCCTTTAATATGCCAAATCGTGTCTGTTCCCCTCTCTAAATTTACTTCATAAGGAAGTTGCCTTAATACATCATCACCAAAATGTGCAATCCATATGGCTTCAGCAATTTTAACTGCTGTATTAGTATCTGGTAAATAATGACCAGGTAAAACCACTTTATTTGAATAATGAGTGGCAGCTACATAATAATTCGTATCTTTTACTTCACAACTGCAAAAAATAATCAATAAAATTAATGGGACTAGTTTTACATTGTTATTCATTTTAAAATATCTCCATATTACCTAGTTTTTTTCAATTTTTGTGTTTCATTATCAACTTCATCGACCTCAGGAATATTCTGCTTCAGATGGAAATGGAAATATGAATAAATATTAATTGAGTTTTATATGTTGGTGAGCCATTTTTTTTTAACCTTTTCAATTGCATCAAGCCAATATTTCCAAAAAGCTGAATCCGCTGGTGTATCTTTCTCAATATATTCTCCACCACTGAGAATATTCGTCAAATCATTGGAACCTGTGGATTTCCAATACTCCAATAGCATATAAAGCATAGCTTCATATCCTTCTTTCTCAGTAATCAATTTATTACTAATAATCTTCATAAAATTTCGATGCAATTTTGTGAAGTAGCAATAATATTTTCCAATTCATTTATCTCGTAACCAATTTTTCTAATTATTCTTTCAGTTGAAACGCATCTTAATTGATAGCAGTTTACTGCACTTTCGTTATCAAGACCATTGATTTTAGATGGTTTTAAATTTACTAACCACCAGATTTGTTCAAAATCGTTTTTCCAACTTGTTATTGGTGCAACAATTTTCAATTCTAAACCAACTGCAAAATCACCATTAATAATAATAGCAGGACGGATTTTTTTTATTTCATCACCAATTGTTGGATTAAAATCTATCAGACAAATATCACCTTGTTTATATTCATTATATTGCATTTTATTCAATACCATCCATAATTTCTTCTACAAAAAGTTCATTTTTGTACTTATTATAAATGGGTATTGAGACTTCCGACATCTGCTTAAGTAATGCAGCTCGTGACTCTTTAGAGAGTTTTCGTATATCGGTTGCAGTCAGCTTTTTTGAATCAAGTGCTTTATCAACTAATTCTTTTATTACTTGAGTAACGGATTTATTCTCAAGTCCGGAAAGCAGTTTAAATTTTTCTCGTTCAAGATTTGTAACTCTTATTGAAATCATTGATGTTTGGTTCGCTATCATTTTAATCACTTGATATTTTAAATACGTACATACTGATATACAGTATTACGAATTTTCAACAAATAAATTTTACTAATAGGTGAAATAGACCCCAACATCTTTACAAAAAATTTAAACATAATTATATTTTTTCATAATTATCAGGATAAATTACTTTAAATCCACCGATAAAAAATACTAAAATTCTTGAAATCTAATGCTAATTTATTTTATTCATACAATACTGATACGGCGTCCACCCAAAATATTTTTCCCACAGCGAATCGAACGCTAATTGACAATTACCGATTGTATAATTCGCTATATTTTCCTGCCTATTCATTGTCAATTTTCCATTATCAATTCTCAATTTGTAAATGCCCTGCCTGGTCACCCCCAAGGTATCGTGAGTTTGCTCACCAAATGCTGCATATTGTTTGAAGTTCAAGAGTGTTCCGTCTGCTTTCATAGTAATATTGATTTACCTAATTTTGCGAAGATTTTACTATATATAATGAAATTGGTAAATAACGTTTGTACAAATCAAAATCTTTATCAAGAGTAAATATTGGGATTTGATAAAAGGTTGAGGTTGCACAAATTAAAAAATCTATATGAGAACCTTGTATTCCATTCTTGCGACAAATATTATAATTTTCAGCAGCTTTTTCATAAATCTCAGTATTCAAATCTAAATCCTTGAATTTTTGCATCGCTATTTTGAGCGAGAGAAAAATATCATTTGATGTAATTCCTAAAAGAATTTCTTGCCGAATTGCACCAATAATTTCAACGGCACCGGTATCAATAAGCTGTCGAAGTTCCATTGACACAATTTGCTCAATTTCACTAAGTTTCTTTTTTCTGAAGACAATTGACCAAACTGATGTATCAACTAAGACTTGCACTCCGATTCCTCATTGATTTATAATCGTAATCCTCAAAATATTCAATTTTTCCGAAAAAATCCTCAATCTTATTATCTTTTTGAGCAACTTTTTCTTCCAGAATATTATTAATTACACTATTCAAATCATCAGTGTTATAAAAGTCTAAAAGCTGTTTAGCAAGTCCATCATTTAATGTTAGTTTTATCTGCATAATGTCCTCCAATCAAAAAGAAGAATGACATTTTAAATTAATTCTTATTTTAAAACTACATAAATCGAATTAAACCGCCCTGCCGGTTAACTCCCAAAGTATCAAGAGTAGTCTCACCAAAAGCCGCATATTGCTTGAAACATGATAGTATAGCATTTATCATAACAATTTATAAACCTTTACTCTAATAATCATTGGTGCAATATTATGACTAAATACTTTATTTTCGTAATAATCTATCTGCTGTACAGTTATAATATTTTTTTTGATTTGCCCTGAAGAAATCAAAAGTTCCTTTACTTTTTCTGCCTGTGATTTCATAGCAGGATTGAAATATTCGATTATGACTTTATTACTCAAAATCATACTTTCAAGGATTAAATTCAGATAATTAGGAGAAAAATAATCACTTTCAAAAAAAATATTGTTTGGCAAAATAAAAATAAATTCTTCAAAATTTCCTGATTTGTCACTTGATAATTCAGGCTCTCTAAATTGTTGTCTGCTAACAAAAAGCACTCTCTCGGCATAGGCAAGAGTTTCGTTGTTGTTGGTAATTTGATAATTTATTATCACAGAATCCGAATTATATACTTCGTTTTCATATTCATCGAGACTGATTATATCTCGGAGTGGCAGCGTATTTGATTCTATTGGAATATTATGTTTACTTTGCCCTGTACGAAAATTAATTCTATGCTGTCCTTCACTGATTTGCTTTCTTGAATCAATGCTAATTTCCAAAACCGGAGGCTTGTAAGAATATGTATTCCGGGATAATTCGAGTATTGGCAAAGGCTCCCCGCTAAGCAGCTTAATCTTAATTAAATCCTTGGCAGATAATGACTTTTGGAACAATATTCTTTCTTGTGAAATACCCCTTGATTCGAAGAATGACGATACGACATTATTATACTCAGATGAATCAATTATCATCTTTTCATCAGGATTATCTCTAAGAAAGCCTGTAATAATTTCCGGATATGCAAAAATTAATGAGTCAATTTCATTTTGACTTGTATTTACAGCCAATTCAAAAGATTGTGCTGCAAAGAAATGAAATGCCGGAAATTTCCTCACTTTACTTTGTTTTTCAGCAATAATATTAGAAACCTGAGTCTTGATACTAATATCCGAAATATGGTTAGTAATATTTTTTACATGCCTTTCAAGTTTACTTGATATATAAAGGTCTAAACCTCCAAATCCACCTGGTCTGTCCGAAGCAAAAATTGCCCTTTCGTCCGGCAGCAAAGTAAAATCAGATTCATTAAATTCAGTATTCAAGTCAGTTACAGGGCGGGGTCTTTCCCACCTGCCACCAATTCTGGTAGTATAATAAATATCAAAGCCTCCCGGACCTTCATATCCGTCTGAGGAAAAATACAATGTATCGGTTGTGTGCAGGTAGGGTGTAATTTCATTACCAGGTGAGTTAAGTTCGTCAAGAGCAACGGGCGCACTCCAAAATCCCGATTCATTCCTGAAAGACATCCAGAGGTCAATATCGTCAATATTACCTGAGCGTGTGGATGAAAATACCATCAAACTTCCATCAGGAGATACAGTTACGTGCGAGCAGAATGAGTCATGTTTGAGACTATCCACGACAAATGCACCTGTCCAGCTGTTCTTTTGGTAAACTGTTTTGTAAATATTCAGATATGACTGCTTGTCTGACTGCCGGTAAGAACTGTAATATGCCTCTCCTGAATTTGGAACACTGATATAAGATTGATTTTTGCCTGATTTATTTATTTCACTTTTCATGATTCTCATATCAGCAAAACCGCTTGCGTCATTTAATCTTGCGGAATAAAAATACGACTTACCCTCTCTGTCGGAATTGAAATATAGTAAATACCTGAATTTATCAAAATGAGGGGCAAAATCATCTGAAGATGAATTTAATATAGTAAGGTTTGATGGCTCGCTCCAGCGAACTGAGCCGTTTTGTGCAATAAGAGATTGACTGAATAATATTAAATTAAGCAACATTATCATAAAGATATTCTTATATGAAATCAAACTAAATATTTTGACAATTTTAACAATAAAGTTTTCAGTGCTCATGTGTGTCTTTCACTTTTAAAATTACATTTTCCAATGTCCATCTTGGCTTTACTTTTATTTCATTTTCAAAAATCACAAATGGTTCAGAAAATTGAAAAGGGTATAAATTTCCATAAGAATATTTGCCGTCTTCATTGACATCGCAAAATACTTCTGCTGTATAATCACCTGTTTCAATATGTTTAAAACTCCACTCGTTATTGTCATTAAGCGCCATAGAATAAATATCTTTGCCGTTGATATGTTTCAATATGATATATTTTGTATAATCGCAAATTTCTTTTTCAAATTCTACTACTCCGCTTACGTTTCCTCTAACTTTTAAATCCAGGGTTTTGAAATGGAATGAAAAAGCTGTATCAATAGTCAAATTATTTGAATATGAAGCGACCTGTTTCATTTCAGCTTCAACCCGAAACCACTTACTGTCAGCGAGAGGTTTTGCAGGAATTAACTTAATGATTCCTCCCGTATGGATAATA
This window of the Ignavibacteriota bacterium genome carries:
- a CDS encoding CoA transferase, translated to MTKILEGIKVLDLTNVLSGPYATLHLALLGADVIKIENPKGGDLARNLGCVPEYNKKLMGTSFTAQNANKKSLTLNLKEPEAKEIFLKLAKDADVVVENFRPGVMNRLGLGYEDLSKINSKIIFMAISGFGQTGPDANKPAYDQIIQGLSGVMAVNGDETLNPLRAGFPICDTVGGLNAAFAVMAALFHRERTEEGQFIDIALLDSIMPAMGWVVANLMIGGRQPELLGNDNFSSAPSGTFETSDGYINIAANKQEQWENLADILGLSELKEDARFKIRDDRKNNRFELTPYLNEKLKTNNTEYWVSILNANGIPSGAILKLGDALNQEQIEHRNTFNTVDVANIGNVKLFNLTAKFSKTPGLVETPPPVLSQHTDEILSDLGYDEFQRNELRNKGVI
- a CDS encoding type II toxin-antitoxin system HicA family toxin, which codes for MPKLKVLSGNDVIKIFFLFDFEIASQKGSHLKLSRKTNFGKQVITIPNHNELDKGTLKAIINQASRFISEDELYIHFYHK
- a CDS encoding type II toxin-antitoxin system HicB family antitoxin codes for the protein MKKIINFKIYQGEKYYVAECIDLPIVTQGLSLDETMANIKEALSLHLEDEDLNTLHIMNNPAVSVNFDLGELVYA
- a CDS encoding PIN domain nuclease; translation: MIMVDSSVWINFFRGVSNETTDKLFNLLRSELVCVADLIVLEVLQGVSSDKEFNEIEFLFRNMLSLNILNMETAIQSAQNFRFLRKRGITIRKLNDCLIATYCIENNLTLLQDDKDFLPFRDFLGLRLLTN
- a CDS encoding type II toxin-antitoxin system VapB family antitoxin, which gives rise to MRKALLLSGYEDKRIVLDESIRLFIAFQAQNKIAKLRGNISWEGDLETLRSNNDNG
- a CDS encoding type II toxin-antitoxin system PemK/MazF family toxin, whose product is MQYNEYKQGDICLIDFNPTIGDEIKKIRPAIIINGDFAVGLELKIVAPITSWKNDFEQIWWLVNLKPSKINGLDNESAVNCYQLRCVSTERIIRKIGYEINELENIIATSQNCIEIL
- a CDS encoding PIN domain-containing protein, translating into MQVLVDTSVWSIVFRKKKLSEIEQIVSMELRQLIDTGAVEIIGAIRQEILLGITSNDIFLSLKIAMQKFKDLDLNTEIYEKAAENYNICRKNGIQGSHIDFLICATSTFYQIPIFTLDKDFDLYKRYLPISLYIVKSSQN
- a CDS encoding PD40 domain-containing protein, which encodes MLLNLILFSQSLIAQNGSVRWSEPSNLTILNSSSDDFAPHFDKFRYLLYFNSDREGKSYFYSARLNDASGFADMRIMKSEINKSGKNQSYISVPNSGEAYYSSYRQSDKQSYLNIYKTVYQKNSWTGAFVVDSLKHDSFCSHVTVSPDGSLMVFSSTRSGNIDDIDLWMSFRNESGFWSAPVALDELNSPGNEITPYLHTTDTLYFSSDGYEGPGGFDIYYTTRIGGRWERPRPVTDLNTEFNESDFTLLPDERAIFASDRPGGFGGLDLYISSKLERHVKNITNHISDISIKTQVSNIIAEKQSKVRKFPAFHFFAAQSFELAVNTSQNEIDSLIFAYPEIITGFLRDNPDEKMIIDSSEYNNVVSSFFESRGISQERILFQKSLSAKDLIKIKLLSGEPLPILELSRNTYSYKPPVLEISIDSRKQISEGQHRINFRTGQSKHNIPIESNTLPLRDIISLDEYENEVYNSDSVIINYQITNNNETLAYAERVLFVSRQQFREPELSSDKSGNFEEFIFILPNNIFFESDYFSPNYLNLILESMILSNKVIIEYFNPAMKSQAEKVKELLISSGQIKKNIITVQQIDYYENKVFSHNIAPMIIRVKVYKLL